In Luteitalea sp. TBR-22, one genomic interval encodes:
- a CDS encoding universal stress protein: MTPAAPRRSPDAILAELQQAARARLRVYIGAAPGVGKTYSMLQDAHGLRAKGVDVVIGFVETYGRADTEAQVGDLEVVPRRTVAYRGVTLEELDVDAVIARHPAVCVVDELAHTNAPGSARAKRYEDVLALLDAGIGVMTAVNIQHLETLNDAVARATGVRVRETVPDTFLERADEVVNVDVTVGELRTRLREGRIYRPEKIEHALSNFFRKGNLSTLRELALRVVADDVGGKAADYRAREGLAPAVIPERVMVCMSSNPEAPRVVRTGARIAGRLGSRWYAVYVETPSETPDTIKARDAEALQQNIRLAESLGATVVRVHAAKPAEGLIAFAQREGVTHVVFGQTARSRWELLWRGSTLDRFLEAVPDATVQVVPLNGHGQH; this comes from the coding sequence GTGACACCGGCCGCCCCTCGACGTTCGCCGGACGCGATCCTCGCCGAGCTCCAGCAGGCCGCGCGGGCGCGGCTGCGCGTGTACATCGGCGCGGCGCCGGGCGTCGGCAAGACCTACTCGATGCTGCAGGACGCGCACGGGCTCAGGGCCAAGGGCGTCGACGTGGTGATCGGGTTCGTCGAGACGTACGGCCGCGCCGACACCGAGGCGCAGGTCGGCGACCTCGAGGTGGTGCCCCGCCGGACGGTGGCCTACCGTGGGGTCACGCTGGAGGAACTCGACGTGGATGCCGTGATCGCGCGCCACCCGGCGGTGTGCGTCGTGGATGAACTCGCGCACACCAACGCGCCGGGGAGCGCCAGGGCCAAGCGCTACGAGGACGTGCTGGCGCTGCTCGACGCGGGCATCGGCGTGATGACGGCCGTCAACATCCAGCACCTCGAGACGCTCAACGACGCCGTGGCGCGTGCGACCGGCGTCCGCGTGCGCGAGACGGTGCCCGACACGTTCCTCGAACGCGCCGACGAGGTCGTCAACGTGGACGTCACCGTCGGGGAACTGCGGACGCGGCTGCGCGAGGGACGGATCTACCGGCCCGAGAAGATCGAGCATGCGCTCTCGAACTTCTTCCGCAAGGGCAACCTCTCGACGTTGCGCGAACTGGCGTTGCGCGTCGTGGCCGACGACGTGGGCGGGAAGGCGGCAGACTACCGGGCGCGCGAAGGCCTGGCCCCGGCAGTGATTCCCGAACGCGTCATGGTGTGCATGAGCTCGAATCCGGAGGCGCCACGGGTAGTCCGGACCGGCGCGCGCATCGCCGGGCGCCTCGGGTCGCGCTGGTACGCGGTGTATGTGGAGACCCCGTCCGAGACGCCAGACACCATCAAGGCGCGCGACGCGGAGGCGCTGCAGCAGAACATCCGGCTGGCAGAGTCACTCGGCGCGACCGTTGTCCGCGTACACGCCGCCAAGCCCGCAGAGGGCCTTATCGCATTCGCACAGCGCGAGGGCGTGACGCACGTCGTCTTCGGCCAGACCGCGCGGTCGCGCTGGGAGCTGTTGTGGCGTGGGTCCACCCTCGACCGCTTCCTCGAGGCCGTGCCCGATGCGACGGTGCAGGTCGTGCCGCTCAACGGCCACGGCCAGCATTGA
- the kdpB gene encoding potassium-transporting ATPase subunit KdpB, whose product MTDHARQVSMWDGAIVRQATVDAFRKLDPRVQLRNPVMCLVTAGSLLTTLALGQEIATGTGNVLFTGQVAVWLWFTVLFANFAEAMAEGRGKAQASTLRRTRTETVAHRIDADGNTEEVSASSLRKGDLVRVSAGEFIPADGEIVEGVASVDESAITGESAPVIRESGGDRSAVTGGTRVLSDVIVVRVTADPGHTFLDRMIALVEGAQRQKTPNELALGILLAALSLVFLLVVATLEPFARYAGTSISVPVLVALLVCLIPTTIGALISAIGIAGMDRLVQHNVLAMSGRAVEAAGDVDTLLLDKTGTITLGDRQAAEFLPVSGVEERELAEAAQLASLADETPEGRSIVVLAKERFGLRARTLEPHEATFVAFTAQTRMSGVDLPARRLRKGAAEAIATHVRELGGRVPTELTALVDRVSRSGGTPLVVADDTRALGVIHLKDIVKGGMRQRFDALRAMGIRTVMITGDNPVTAEAIAREAGVDDFLAEARPEDKMALIKREQAAGKLVAMTGDGTNDAPALAQADVGVAMNSGTTAAKEAGNMVDLDSNPTKLIEIVEIGKQLLMTRGALTTFSIANDVAKYFAIIPAMFLLAFPRLQALNVMRLATPESAILSAVIFNALIIIVLIPLALRGVRYTPLGAAAVLRRNLLVYGLGGVIVPFVGIKAIDMVLVVLGLA is encoded by the coding sequence ATGACCGACCATGCTCGCCAGGTGTCCATGTGGGATGGCGCCATCGTGCGCCAGGCCACGGTCGATGCCTTCAGGAAGCTCGATCCGCGGGTCCAGCTGCGCAATCCCGTGATGTGCCTCGTCACGGCCGGCAGTCTGCTCACCACGCTCGCCCTCGGGCAGGAGATCGCGACCGGCACGGGCAACGTGCTGTTCACCGGGCAGGTGGCCGTCTGGCTCTGGTTCACGGTGCTCTTCGCCAACTTCGCCGAGGCGATGGCCGAGGGACGAGGGAAGGCCCAGGCCAGCACGCTGCGCCGGACGCGCACCGAGACCGTGGCCCACCGGATCGATGCCGACGGAAATACCGAGGAGGTGTCGGCCTCGAGCCTCCGGAAGGGCGACCTCGTCCGCGTGTCGGCCGGCGAGTTCATCCCGGCCGATGGCGAGATCGTGGAGGGCGTGGCCTCGGTGGACGAGTCGGCGATCACCGGAGAATCCGCCCCGGTGATTCGCGAGTCGGGCGGCGACCGCTCCGCGGTGACGGGCGGCACCCGCGTGCTGTCGGATGTCATCGTGGTGCGCGTCACGGCGGACCCGGGGCATACGTTCCTCGACCGGATGATCGCGCTCGTGGAAGGGGCACAACGGCAGAAGACACCGAACGAGCTGGCGCTCGGCATCCTGCTGGCCGCGCTCTCCCTCGTGTTCCTGCTGGTCGTGGCGACCCTCGAGCCGTTCGCGCGCTACGCCGGCACGTCCATCTCCGTCCCCGTGCTCGTCGCGTTGCTGGTGTGCCTCATTCCGACGACGATCGGGGCCCTGATCTCGGCCATCGGCATCGCCGGCATGGATCGGCTCGTGCAGCACAACGTGCTCGCGATGTCGGGACGCGCCGTCGAGGCCGCCGGCGACGTGGACACGCTCCTGTTGGACAAGACGGGCACGATCACGCTGGGTGACCGCCAGGCCGCGGAGTTCCTGCCCGTGTCCGGCGTGGAGGAGCGTGAGCTGGCCGAGGCTGCGCAACTCGCGTCGCTGGCCGACGAGACACCGGAGGGACGCTCGATCGTCGTGCTCGCCAAGGAACGCTTCGGCCTGCGTGCCAGGACGCTCGAGCCGCACGAGGCCACCTTCGTGGCCTTCACGGCCCAGACCCGCATGTCGGGTGTGGACCTGCCAGCCAGGCGGCTGCGCAAGGGGGCCGCGGAGGCGATCGCCACCCACGTGCGTGAACTCGGCGGCCGCGTGCCCACGGAACTCACCGCGCTCGTCGATCGCGTGTCGCGCTCCGGCGGCACTCCGCTCGTCGTCGCCGATGACACGCGCGCCCTCGGGGTCATCCACCTCAAGGACATCGTCAAGGGCGGCATGCGCCAGCGGTTCGACGCGCTGCGAGCGATGGGCATCCGGACGGTGATGATCACGGGCGACAACCCCGTGACCGCCGAGGCAATCGCGAGGGAAGCCGGCGTCGACGACTTCCTCGCGGAGGCGAGGCCGGAAGACAAGATGGCGCTGATCAAGCGCGAACAGGCCGCGGGCAAGCTCGTGGCGATGACCGGCGACGGCACCAACGACGCACCGGCACTCGCACAGGCCGACGTCGGGGTGGCGATGAACAGCGGCACGACGGCCGCCAAGGAAGCCGGCAACATGGTGGACCTGGACTCGAACCCCACCAAGCTGATCGAGATCGTCGAGATCGGCAAGCAACTGCTGATGACGCGGGGCGCGCTGACCACGTTCTCGATCGCCAACGACGTGGCCAAGTACTTCGCGATCATCCCCGCGATGTTCCTGCTGGCGTTCCCCCGGCTGCAGGCACTGAACGTCATGCGCCTGGCGACTCCCGAGTCGGCCATCCTGTCGGCCGTCATCTTCAACGCCCTGATCATCATCGTGCTGATCCCGCTGGCGCTGCGCGGCGTGCGCTACACGCCCCTGGGCGCTGCCGCGGTGCTGCGCCGCAACCTCCTGGTCTACGGCCTCGGGGGCGTGATCGTCCCGTTCGTGGGCATCAAGGCCATCGACATGGTGCTCGTCGTCCTGGGCCTGGCGTGA
- the kdpC gene encoding potassium-transporting ATPase subunit KdpC: MTADLMRGVRFAIVTMLLFGGAYPLVVWGFAQTAFRHQAQGSLVTLADGRLVGSALIAQAFTGDGYFRPRPSAVDYDAAASGGSNLGPVNPDHLAAVRARVAAVRTREALQRGAVPADLVTASGAGLDPHLSPTAIDVQVARVAAARHADVADVRRLVEASTEPPTFGVLGQWRVNVLRLNLALDAEYPTPRKDPGLVP, from the coding sequence ATGACCGCGGACCTGATGCGCGGCGTCCGCTTCGCGATCGTCACGATGCTGCTGTTCGGCGGCGCCTACCCGCTGGTCGTCTGGGGCTTCGCGCAGACGGCTTTCCGCCACCAGGCGCAGGGGTCGCTGGTCACCCTCGCCGATGGCAGGCTCGTCGGCTCGGCCCTGATTGCGCAGGCGTTCACCGGTGACGGCTACTTCCGGCCCCGGCCGTCCGCCGTGGACTACGACGCCGCCGCGTCCGGCGGCAGCAACCTCGGGCCGGTCAATCCCGACCACCTCGCCGCGGTGCGCGCGCGCGTCGCCGCCGTCCGTACGCGGGAGGCGCTGCAACGCGGTGCCGTCCCGGCCGATCTCGTGACGGCGAGTGGCGCGGGGCTGGATCCGCACCTGTCCCCCACGGCCATCGACGTGCAGGTCGCCCGGGTCGCGGCAGCCCGCCACGCCGACGTCGCCGACGTCCGCCGCCTCGTCGAGGCGTCCACCGAGCCGCCGACCTTCGGCGTCCTCGGCCAGTGGCGCGTCAACGTGCTGCGACTCAACCTCGCGCTCGACGCGGAGTACCCGACACCCCGCAAGGACCCAGGACTCGTCCCATGA
- the kdpA gene encoding potassium-transporting ATPase subunit KdpA has translation MSADIVINLATIAAFVLTSVPIGRYIWRVFTDQPTWLDPVLAPVEGMVLRVTGASSAQQDWRAYCMSLLASNLVMWGAAYLLLVMQAALPLNPDGIASMEPTLAFNTAVSFATNTNLQHYSGETGLSTFSQLFVVVWLQFVTAATGIAAGIAVFRGLAGSRLDTLGNFYRDCTRASVRVLLPLALPVALVLAWQGAPVTYRGAVTARTVEGGTQTIARGMVAPEVAIKQLGTNGGGYFGSNSAHPFENPTPLSNLVEAWSIVAIPMAMVWTFGHFVRRRRLAVVLFATMLAIYVPMVVAATLAEGAGSAPLTALGVDASRGSFEGKEVRFGAGLSALWAVTTTVTSNGSVNAMHDSMTPLGGLMPLVGMWLNNVFGGVGVGFINMVLYVVVTVFVAGMMVGRTPEFLGKKVEAREMKLASLALLWHPLAILVTTAIACLVWVQTPGPGAALAWLKNPGPHGFSEMLYEFTSAAANNGSGFEGLGDNTPFWNVATGLVMLCSRYIPIIAPVALVASLAAKPRADESAGSLRADSATFGVMLWGVTIIVGLLMFLPVAVLGPIAEHLSQGVTR, from the coding sequence ATGTCCGCCGACATCGTCATCAACCTCGCGACGATCGCCGCGTTCGTGCTCACGAGCGTGCCGATCGGGCGCTACATCTGGAGGGTCTTCACCGACCAGCCGACCTGGCTCGACCCTGTCCTCGCGCCTGTCGAGGGCATGGTGCTGCGGGTGACCGGAGCTTCGAGCGCGCAACAGGACTGGCGTGCATACTGCATGAGCCTGCTGGCCTCCAACCTCGTCATGTGGGGCGCCGCGTACCTGCTCCTGGTCATGCAGGCCGCCCTGCCGCTCAATCCCGACGGCATCGCCAGCATGGAGCCGACGCTGGCCTTCAACACGGCCGTGAGCTTCGCGACCAACACCAACCTGCAGCACTACAGCGGAGAAACGGGCCTGTCCACGTTCTCGCAGTTGTTCGTGGTCGTCTGGCTGCAGTTCGTGACGGCCGCCACCGGCATCGCCGCGGGCATCGCCGTGTTCCGTGGGCTCGCGGGCAGTCGACTCGACACGCTGGGCAACTTCTACCGCGACTGCACGCGCGCTTCGGTGCGGGTCCTGCTGCCGCTCGCGCTGCCGGTGGCGCTGGTGCTCGCGTGGCAGGGTGCGCCCGTCACGTACCGCGGCGCCGTCACCGCCCGGACGGTGGAGGGCGGCACGCAGACGATCGCGCGCGGCATGGTGGCACCCGAAGTCGCCATCAAGCAGCTCGGCACCAATGGCGGCGGCTACTTCGGGTCGAACTCGGCGCACCCCTTCGAGAACCCGACGCCGCTGTCCAATCTCGTCGAGGCCTGGTCGATCGTGGCCATCCCCATGGCCATGGTGTGGACATTCGGTCACTTCGTGCGGCGCCGCCGTCTGGCCGTGGTGCTCTTCGCGACCATGCTGGCCATCTACGTGCCGATGGTCGTCGCCGCGACGCTGGCCGAAGGGGCCGGCAGCGCACCGCTGACCGCGCTCGGGGTGGACGCCTCGCGCGGGTCGTTCGAGGGCAAGGAGGTGCGGTTCGGAGCAGGACTTTCAGCGCTCTGGGCGGTCACGACGACGGTGACCTCCAACGGGTCCGTGAATGCGATGCACGACTCGATGACGCCCCTCGGCGGGCTCATGCCACTGGTCGGCATGTGGCTCAACAACGTGTTCGGCGGCGTCGGCGTGGGCTTCATCAACATGGTGCTCTACGTGGTCGTGACCGTGTTCGTCGCCGGCATGATGGTCGGCCGCACGCCGGAGTTCCTCGGCAAGAAGGTCGAGGCGCGGGAGATGAAGCTGGCCAGCCTGGCGCTGCTCTGGCATCCGCTCGCCATCCTCGTCACGACGGCGATCGCCTGCCTCGTGTGGGTGCAGACCCCAGGCCCGGGTGCCGCGCTCGCCTGGCTGAAGAACCCCGGACCTCACGGCTTCTCCGAGATGCTGTACGAGTTCACGTCGGCGGCGGCCAACAACGGCTCCGGATTCGAGGGCCTGGGCGACAACACGCCGTTCTGGAACGTGGCGACAGGCCTCGTGATGCTGTGCTCGCGCTACATCCCGATCATCGCGCCCGTCGCGCTGGTGGCGTCGCTGGCCGCCAAGCCGCGCGCCGACGAGAGCGCGGGCTCGTTGCGGGCCGACTCGGCCACCTTCGGCGTGATGTTGTGGGGTGTGACGATCATCGTCGGACTGCTGATGTTCCTCCCGGTCGCCGTGCTCGGGCCGATCGCGGAGCACCTCTCACAAGGAGTCACGCGATGA
- a CDS encoding potassium-transporting ATPase subunit F: MPARACEASMTLLALCLAIVAFVYLVYAMLRPERF, translated from the coding sequence ATGCCTGCTCGCGCCTGTGAGGCTTCCATGACCCTGCTCGCCCTCTGCCTCGCGATCGTCGCGTTCGTCTATCTGGTCTACGCCATGCTGCGCCCGGAGCGCTTCTGA
- a CDS encoding outer membrane beta-barrel protein, protein MSSEGVLGTWRLARIIIGLTCAIAGTQTRLAAQEAAPPAAPPAVPRPDPDPFRHIRFGVTLEGYYQWNANQPYDRISLLRAYDTRANTFGLQQTALIIESATDVAAGRRFGARVDLQFGQATAVLQGSPANEPRPELYRNLWQAYGTYVFPVGRGLQTDFGKFASSLGYETNYARDDHHFSRAYLFNFLPYYHAGLRVSLPVHDRLTLMYMLTNGIQQTEEFNDFKSSHVAAVVTPAKGVSWTVNYYAGQEQPDNGAPGGPDGFFRVLDTYVTWMATPALTLALDVNHTTSEVRQADEALATTGLGAYVRYQLARPFALAVRYEYLDDEGLFGGIDQQLQELTATCEYRLADGFLVRGEYRRDWSNQPYFTSAVPGELRRAQDTLTAGLVWWFGNKSGPW, encoded by the coding sequence ATGTCGTCGGAGGGAGTGCTCGGAACCTGGCGCCTGGCCCGGATCATCATCGGCCTCACGTGCGCGATCGCGGGAACACAGACGCGACTCGCCGCACAGGAGGCCGCTCCCCCCGCGGCGCCGCCCGCCGTGCCGCGGCCCGATCCGGACCCGTTCCGCCACATCCGGTTCGGCGTCACGCTCGAGGGGTACTACCAGTGGAACGCCAACCAGCCGTATGACCGCATCTCGCTGCTGCGCGCCTACGACACGCGCGCCAACACGTTCGGCCTGCAGCAAACGGCACTGATCATCGAGAGCGCCACGGATGTCGCCGCCGGCCGCCGCTTCGGCGCCCGCGTGGACCTGCAGTTCGGCCAGGCCACGGCGGTGCTGCAGGGGAGCCCGGCCAACGAGCCCCGTCCCGAGCTGTACCGGAACCTGTGGCAGGCCTACGGCACCTACGTGTTCCCCGTCGGACGCGGCCTGCAGACCGACTTCGGCAAGTTCGCGTCGAGCCTCGGGTACGAGACCAACTACGCCAGGGACGACCATCACTTCTCGCGCGCGTACCTGTTCAACTTCCTGCCGTACTACCACGCCGGCCTGCGCGTGAGCCTGCCGGTGCACGACCGCCTGACGCTGATGTACATGCTCACGAACGGCATCCAGCAGACCGAGGAGTTCAACGACTTCAAGAGCAGCCATGTCGCCGCGGTCGTCACGCCTGCGAAGGGCGTGAGCTGGACGGTCAACTACTACGCCGGGCAGGAACAGCCCGACAACGGTGCACCCGGCGGACCCGACGGGTTCTTCCGTGTGCTGGACACGTACGTCACCTGGATGGCCACACCAGCGCTGACGCTCGCGCTCGACGTCAACCACACCACCAGCGAGGTCAGGCAAGCCGACGAGGCGTTGGCGACCACCGGCCTCGGCGCGTACGTCCGCTACCAGCTCGCGCGGCCCTTCGCACTGGCGGTGCGCTACGAGTACCTCGATGACGAGGGCCTCTTCGGCGGCATCGACCAGCAGTTGCAGGAGCTCACGGCGACCTGCGAATACCGGCTCGCCGACGGCTTCCTCGTGCGTGGCGAGTACCGCCGCGACTGGTCGAACCAGCCGTACTTCACCAGTGCGGTCCCGGGCGAACTCCGACGCGCCCAGGACACCCTCACCGCCGGCCTCGTGTGGTGGTTCGGCAACAAGTCGGGTCCCTGGTAG
- a CDS encoding response regulator transcription factor — MTARERILLVDDEVALQRSVATLLRSRGYDVVVSATGHDALHQAEHAPPDLVVLDLGLPDLDGIEVCRRMRALGPAPIIVLSARTAEADKVAALDLGADDYVTKPFGPEELLARIRVALRRRADAVNDASGVLEAGGLVIDHDRRRVVRDGDEIRLTPKEFELLTLLARNHDRVLTHRAILKAIWGGNAVEQPEHLWTLMSQLRKKIEIDPTQPRYLLSEPWVGYRFSTREPSS, encoded by the coding sequence ATGACCGCACGTGAACGCATCCTGCTCGTGGACGACGAGGTCGCGCTGCAGCGATCGGTGGCGACGCTGCTGCGAAGCCGCGGGTACGACGTGGTCGTCTCGGCGACCGGGCACGACGCGCTGCACCAGGCCGAGCATGCCCCGCCGGATCTCGTCGTGCTCGACCTCGGCCTTCCTGACCTCGACGGCATCGAGGTCTGTCGTCGCATGCGCGCACTCGGCCCGGCGCCGATCATCGTGCTTTCGGCACGTACGGCCGAGGCCGACAAGGTCGCTGCGCTCGACCTCGGTGCCGATGACTACGTCACCAAGCCGTTCGGTCCGGAAGAGTTGCTCGCGCGCATCCGGGTCGCCCTGCGACGACGCGCCGATGCGGTGAACGACGCGAGCGGCGTGCTCGAAGCGGGCGGCCTGGTGATCGACCACGACCGGCGCCGCGTGGTGCGTGACGGCGACGAGATCCGTCTCACGCCGAAGGAGTTCGAGTTGCTGACGCTGCTGGCCCGCAACCACGACCGCGTGCTCACGCACCGCGCCATCCTCAAGGCCATCTGGGGCGGCAACGCGGTGGAGCAGCCCGAGCATCTGTGGACGCTGATGTCGCAGCTGCGCAAGAAGATCGAGATCGATCCCACCCAGCCGCGTTACCTGCTCAGCGAGCCCTGGGTGGGCTACCGCTTCAGCACCCGCGAGCCGTCGTCGTAG
- a CDS encoding ATP-binding protein, with the protein MRTRRHATVQLLGLAAVATLTVVYTSVLHIQNAAIVSTTFLLVVLLVAASSTLVAAIVTSLVAMLSFNFFFLPPVRTLTVADPQNWVALGAFLVVSVVASNLSARARTRADEAQARRAELARLYDLSRDVLLTEDSREGIVAVARAIARRFDLAFAALALPGGGGAWDIVNAGTRALALPEAALAEALDTARQRLEFDAEARTYAGHRPLRIDDQQIHLVPLRVGTRPIGLLATERGHVDAGTLDAIAGLAALAVERVQMLEERRKAAHTRQSEALKTTLLASIGHDLRTPLTAIRVGAENLRSGDLPPDEREAQASIVLSEVARLDRLFQNLLDMARLDAGAVAAERRRTHPSEIVEAARAQAAPALLGHRVEVEEGGEVAVRVDPRLTAAALAHVLENAAQYAPVGTAIHVTTRIDADTLELSVHDEGPGVPPEDLPRIFERFYRGAGGDRRPSGTGMGLWIARGLLAAQGGHIWADNRAGGGARFTMRVPVGEALAPEGEERHDRT; encoded by the coding sequence ATGCGCACGCGACGCCACGCCACGGTGCAGCTGCTGGGCCTCGCGGCAGTCGCGACCCTCACCGTGGTCTACACGTCGGTTCTCCACATCCAGAACGCCGCCATCGTCTCCACGACGTTCCTGCTGGTGGTGCTGCTGGTGGCGGCCTCGTCCACGCTGGTGGCAGCGATCGTGACGTCGCTGGTCGCGATGCTCAGCTTCAACTTCTTCTTCCTTCCTCCCGTTCGCACGCTGACGGTTGCCGATCCCCAGAATTGGGTGGCGCTCGGGGCCTTCCTCGTCGTCAGCGTGGTGGCCAGCAACCTGTCGGCGCGTGCCCGCACACGAGCCGACGAGGCGCAGGCCAGGCGCGCCGAACTCGCACGGCTCTACGACCTGAGCCGCGACGTGCTGCTGACCGAGGACTCGCGGGAAGGGATCGTCGCCGTAGCCCGCGCCATCGCGAGACGCTTCGATCTCGCCTTCGCGGCGCTGGCGTTGCCCGGTGGCGGAGGGGCGTGGGACATTGTCAATGCGGGCACGCGAGCCCTGGCACTGCCGGAGGCGGCCCTCGCCGAAGCGCTCGACACGGCACGTCAGCGCCTCGAGTTCGATGCCGAGGCGCGCACCTATGCCGGGCACCGGCCCCTGCGGATCGACGATCAGCAGATACACCTCGTGCCCCTCCGTGTCGGCACGCGCCCCATCGGCCTGCTGGCGACCGAGCGCGGGCACGTGGATGCCGGAACGCTCGATGCGATTGCCGGGCTCGCGGCCCTCGCAGTCGAGCGAGTCCAGATGCTGGAGGAGCGACGCAAGGCGGCACACACGCGGCAGAGCGAAGCGCTCAAGACGACGCTGCTGGCCTCGATCGGGCACGACCTGCGCACCCCCCTGACTGCCATCCGGGTCGGCGCCGAGAACCTCCGATCGGGCGACCTGCCACCTGACGAGCGCGAGGCACAGGCCAGCATCGTCCTGTCCGAGGTCGCACGCCTCGACCGGCTCTTCCAGAACCTGCTCGACATGGCCCGCCTCGACGCAGGCGCCGTCGCCGCCGAGCGGCGTCGCACGCATCCGTCGGAGATCGTCGAGGCCGCTCGAGCGCAGGCCGCCCCTGCCCTCCTGGGGCATCGCGTGGAGGTGGAGGAGGGCGGCGAGGTCGCCGTCCGTGTCGACCCGAGGCTGACGGCCGCCGCGCTCGCACACGTGCTGGAGAATGCGGCGCAGTACGCGCCCGTCGGCACGGCCATCCACGTGACCACCCGGATCGACGCAGACACCCTCGAACTGTCCGTACACGACGAGGGCCCCGGCGTGCCTCCCGAGGACCTCCCGCGCATCTTCGAGCGCTTCTATCGCGGAGCCGGCGGCGACCGTCGGCCCTCGGGCACCGGCATGGGCCTCTGGATCGCCCGAGGCCTGCTGGCGGCGCAGGGCGGGCACATCTGGGCCGACAATCGCGCCGGAGGCGGCGCCCGCTTCACGATGCGCGTGCCCGTGGGCGAGGCCCTGGCGCCCGAGGGCGAGGAGCGCCATGACCGCACGTGA